A genomic stretch from Chitinophagaceae bacterium includes:
- the aroQ gene encoding type II 3-dehydroquinate dehydratase: MKKIAIINGPNLNLLGKRETDIYGNKPFEDFLNELKAKFPTVEFHYYQSNVEGELINELQRVGYSFDGIVFNPAGYTHTSVAIGDAIAAIKTPVVEVHISNVHAREDFRKLSHVSGKAVGSIFGLGLKGYELAVTYLIQ, encoded by the coding sequence ATGAAGAAGATCGCCATCATTAACGGCCCCAACTTAAATCTGCTTGGTAAAAGAGAAACAGATATTTATGGAAATAAACCATTTGAAGATTTTTTAAATGAGTTGAAAGCGAAATTTCCAACTGTCGAGTTTCATTATTACCAGAGTAATGTAGAAGGTGAGTTGATCAATGAACTGCAGCGTGTGGGTTATTCATTTGATGGAATTGTATTCAACCCTGCAGGTTATACGCATACTTCTGTAGCTATTGGCGATGCCATTGCTGCTATTAAAACTCCTGTAGTTGAAGTGCATATCTCTAATGTACATGCAAGGGAAGATTTCAGAAAGCTTTCTCATGTAAGCGGAAAAGCAGTTGGGAGTATTTTTGGGCTGGGGCTTAAGGGGTATGAATTGGCAGTGACATATCTGATACAATAA
- a CDS encoding tagaturonate reductase, protein MLLSKKSFTGYQQYPEKVLQFGEGNFLRCFVDWMFNELNKKANFNGSVVVVQPIEMGMADMLNEQDGLYTIYLRGLQNGKVENYHETINVISRALNPDTQFAGYVQTAENPDRRFVISNTTEAGITYKADDQLSDTPPASYPAKLTVWLYHRYKTFEGDQSKGVHLIPCELIDKNADNLKKVILHLAADWKLDAGFVDWLNSACTFNNTLVDRIVPGYPRDRMAEITAELGYEDKQVVEGEPFHLWVIQNESGLEKELPFPSIGLNVLYVKDVTPYKVRKVRILNGVHTALVPVAYLYGIDTVRESMEDKAVGKFIKDALFDEIIPTLDLPLQELQDFAAAVLERFSNPFIKHLLMSISLNSWSKFETRVLPSLLEYNKRKGTLPDKLTFSLASTIAFYKGKRGEADIALNDDAALMSLLKDAWAKYDGTDASVKLVVTDVLAYDKNWKMNLNEISGLTDLATKHLVSILNNGMQKAIELV, encoded by the coding sequence ATGCTTCTTTCAAAAAAATCTTTTACCGGATATCAGCAATATCCTGAAAAAGTACTTCAGTTCGGAGAGGGAAATTTTCTCCGTTGTTTTGTCGATTGGATGTTCAATGAATTGAATAAAAAGGCAAATTTTAATGGTTCTGTTGTGGTAGTTCAGCCAATTGAAATGGGAATGGCCGATATGCTGAATGAACAGGATGGCCTGTATACAATTTATTTGCGTGGTTTGCAAAATGGCAAGGTTGAAAACTATCACGAAACAATCAATGTCATCAGCAGGGCTTTAAATCCTGATACACAGTTTGCCGGTTATGTACAAACTGCTGAAAACCCTGATAGGCGTTTTGTGATTTCCAACACAACAGAAGCAGGGATTACGTATAAAGCAGATGATCAGTTGTCGGATACACCTCCTGCTTCTTATCCAGCTAAGCTTACTGTTTGGTTATATCATCGTTATAAGACCTTTGAAGGCGATCAGTCAAAAGGTGTTCATTTAATTCCATGTGAATTGATTGATAAAAATGCTGATAACTTAAAGAAAGTAATTCTGCATCTCGCTGCTGACTGGAAATTGGATGCCGGTTTTGTTGATTGGCTGAACAGCGCCTGTACATTTAATAATACGTTGGTTGACCGGATTGTGCCCGGCTACCCAAGAGACAGGATGGCTGAAATTACAGCTGAGCTGGGTTATGAAGATAAGCAGGTGGTTGAAGGTGAACCCTTCCATTTGTGGGTAATCCAGAATGAAAGCGGGTTGGAAAAAGAATTGCCTTTCCCTTCCATTGGATTGAATGTATTGTATGTAAAAGATGTTACTCCTTATAAAGTACGGAAAGTAAGAATCCTGAATGGTGTGCATACAGCATTAGTTCCCGTAGCTTACTTATATGGTATAGATACAGTACGTGAATCAATGGAAGATAAAGCGGTGGGTAAATTTATCAAGGATGCATTGTTTGATGAGATTATCCCAACACTGGATCTGCCTTTGCAGGAACTGCAGGATTTTGCGGCTGCTGTACTGGAACGTTTTTCAAATCCATTCATCAAGCATCTGCTGATGAGTATTTCTTTAAACTCATGGAGCAAGTTTGAAACAAGGGTGCTTCCTTCTTTATTAGAATACAATAAAAGAAAAGGAACATTGCCAGACAAACTCACTTTTTCACTCGCATCAACCATTGCTTTTTATAAAGGCAAAAGAGGTGAAGCGGATATAGCGTTGAATGATGATGCAGCATTAATGAGCCTGTTAAAAGATGCATGGGCCAAATATGATGGAACAGATGCATCAGTAAAACTTGTTGTAACAGATGTACTGGCTTATGATAAGAACTGGAAAATGAATCTGAATGAAATAAGTGGACTGACTGATCTTGCTACCAAACATCTTGTAAGCATTTTAAACAATGGTATGCAAAAAGCCATTGAATTAGTTTAA
- a CDS encoding ABC transporter permease, translating into MKDDTNKIVKHRSSPLGAGGHQFLSFVKKEFLHIWRDKRTMFILLGMPVVQIIIFGFALTNEVKNSKIAVLDQSKDIVTASLINELDASRYFDVEQNLHSYKEIEAAFRKGKIKLVVVFPNQFNKNLQHVNKSTVQLIADASDPNVANALTNYATARIMDYQNRITNNAKLPYTIKVETRMLYNPQLKGAYNFVPGLMAMVLLLVCTMMTAITIVREKETGTMEIMLVSPMKPQLVVFSKAIPYLLLSVINIATILLLSVYVLEVPINGSLSLLVLESVLFTLVSLSLGLLISSVTDSQQAAMFISLVGLFLPTVLLSGFMFPVENMPLPLRTISKIVPASWYYSIVKSVMIKGLGIGGVWKETLVLAGMMVFFLTVAVKRFKIRLQ; encoded by the coding sequence ATGAAAGATGATACAAATAAAATAGTGAAGCATAGAAGCTCCCCTTTAGGGGCGGGGGGGCATCAGTTTCTCTCATTTGTAAAAAAAGAATTCCTGCATATCTGGAGAGATAAACGAACCATGTTTATTCTGCTGGGTATGCCAGTAGTGCAGATCATCATCTTTGGATTCGCTTTAACTAATGAAGTAAAGAATTCAAAAATTGCGGTACTGGATCAGTCGAAAGATATTGTAACAGCATCGTTGATTAATGAACTGGATGCAAGCCGTTATTTTGATGTGGAACAGAATCTTCATTCCTATAAAGAAATTGAAGCTGCTTTCCGGAAAGGAAAAATAAAACTGGTGGTTGTTTTCCCTAATCAGTTTAACAAAAACCTGCAGCATGTCAATAAATCAACTGTTCAGTTAATTGCTGACGCATCCGATCCAAATGTTGCGAATGCACTGACGAATTATGCAACAGCCAGAATCATGGATTACCAGAACCGCATCACCAATAATGCAAAACTGCCCTATACAATTAAAGTTGAAACAAGAATGCTGTACAATCCTCAGTTGAAAGGGGCCTACAATTTTGTTCCGGGCTTAATGGCTATGGTACTGCTGCTTGTCTGTACAATGATGACGGCAATAACCATTGTTCGGGAAAAAGAAACGGGCACAATGGAGATTATGCTGGTGTCTCCAATGAAACCGCAATTAGTTGTGTTTTCAAAGGCCATTCCTTACCTGCTGTTATCGGTTATTAATATTGCTACGATTTTATTGTTGAGTGTATATGTTCTTGAAGTGCCGATTAATGGCAGTCTTTCTTTACTCGTGCTTGAAAGCGTTTTGTTTACATTGGTTTCCCTGTCGCTCGGGTTATTGATTTCGTCAGTAACAGATTCGCAACAGGCTGCAATGTTTATTTCGCTGGTTGGTTTATTTCTGCCAACTGTTTTATTAAGCGGCTTTATGTTTCCGGTTGAGAATATGCCTTTGCCATTGAGAACTATTTCGAAAATTGTGCCGGCATCATGGTATTACAGTATTGTAAAGTCAGTAATGATAAAAGGATTGGGAATAGGAGGCGTATGGAAAGAAACACTTGTTCTTGCCGGTATGATGGTGTTTTTCTTAACGGTAGCTGTTAAACGTTTTAAAATCCGCCTGCAATGA
- the carA gene encoding glutamine-hydrolyzing carbamoyl-phosphate synthase small subunit, translated as MTQPHKPTGIQTAILMLEDGNVFYGKAFGKIGTATGEICFNTGMTGYQEVFTDPSYTGQIIIMNNVHTGNYGTFVKDVESNSVKIKGLIGRNLEDRYSRYYADHSLQQYLEAQNIVAIEDVDTRALVAHVRTKGAMNCIISSETMDEAKLKDELAKVPSMEGLELASTVSTKEAFTMGDEKSPVRIAVMDFGTKLNILQCMVDRGAFLKVFPAKTKVDELKEFNPNGYFISNGPGDPASMDYAIETVKNIISEKKPTFGICLGHQLLALANNIPTFKMHHGHRGLNHPVKNMITGLCEITTQNHGFGVDPEAVRKAENVEITHLNLNDGSIEGIRLKDRPAFSVQHHPESTPGPHDSRYLFDDFIQMIQKSLN; from the coding sequence ATGACACAACCACACAAGCCAACAGGAATTCAGACAGCTATCTTGATGCTGGAAGACGGAAATGTTTTTTACGGTAAAGCTTTTGGAAAAATCGGGACTGCAACCGGTGAAATTTGTTTCAATACCGGTATGACAGGATACCAGGAAGTATTTACTGATCCCAGCTATACCGGCCAGATCATCATTATGAACAATGTGCATACAGGTAACTACGGCACATTTGTGAAAGATGTAGAAAGCAACAGTGTAAAGATTAAAGGACTGATAGGACGTAACCTGGAAGACCGTTACTCAAGATATTATGCTGATCATTCTTTACAGCAATACTTAGAAGCACAGAATATTGTGGCGATTGAAGATGTAGATACAAGAGCTCTTGTGGCACATGTGCGTACGAAAGGTGCTATGAACTGTATTATATCATCTGAAACAATGGATGAAGCAAAACTGAAAGATGAGTTAGCAAAAGTTCCATCGATGGAAGGGTTGGAATTAGCAAGTACCGTGAGCACCAAAGAAGCATTTACAATGGGTGACGAAAAATCACCTGTACGTATTGCTGTGATGGATTTTGGTACAAAGCTGAATATTTTACAGTGCATGGTTGATCGTGGCGCTTTCCTGAAAGTATTCCCTGCTAAAACGAAAGTGGATGAATTAAAAGAATTCAATCCAAACGGATACTTTATTTCAAATGGTCCCGGCGACCCTGCAAGCATGGACTATGCAATTGAAACAGTGAAAAATATCATCAGCGAAAAGAAGCCAACCTTCGGTATTTGCCTGGGACATCAGTTGCTTGCTTTGGCGAATAATATCCCCACTTTTAAAATGCATCATGGGCACAGAGGATTGAATCATCCTGTAAAGAATATGATTACAGGCTTATGTGAAATCACTACACAGAACCATGGCTTTGGTGTTGATCCGGAAGCAGTACGTAAAGCTGAGAATGTAGAAATAACTCATCTGAATTTGAATGATGGTTCTATTGAAGGAATCAGGTTGAAAGATCGTCCGGCTTTCTCGGTGCAACATCACCCCGAAAGTACGCCTGGCCCGCACGACAGCCGCTACCTGTTCGATGATTTTATACAAATGATTCAAAAGAGTTTAAATTAA
- the rpsM gene encoding 30S ribosomal protein S13, whose translation MARIAGVDLPKNKRGEIGLTYIYGIGPSTARYILEKAGVDVNKKVNAWDDDEQNAIRNIITNEFKVEGQLRSEVQMSIKRLLDIACYRGLRHRKGLPVRGQRTKTNSRTRKGKRKTVAGKKKAAKK comes from the coding sequence ATGGCTCGTATTGCCGGTGTTGATTTACCAAAGAATAAAAGAGGAGAGATAGGATTAACCTATATCTATGGTATTGGTCCCTCTACTGCCCGTTACATCTTAGAAAAAGCTGGTGTTGACGTGAATAAGAAAGTGAATGCATGGGACGATGATGAGCAGAATGCCATCCGTAACATCATCACCAACGAGTTCAAAGTAGAAGGTCAGTTGCGTAGTGAAGTGCAGATGAGCATCAAGCGTTTGCTTGATATTGCCTGTTACCGTGGCCTGCGTCACCGTAAAGGATTACCAGTTCGTGGACAGCGTACGAAAACAAACAGCCGTACACGTAAGGGTAAACGTAAGACAGTTGCAGGTAAGAAGAAAGCAGCTAAGAAATAA
- a CDS encoding ABC transporter ATP-binding protein has translation MSTDKIITAHQLTKRFGDFTAVDEITFDVYKGEIFGFLGANGAGKTTAMRMLCGLSMPTSGQATVAGFDVYKQNEEIKKNIGYMSQKFSLYEDLTVKENMQFYGGIYGKSNAFIKQKTAFILDHLHLEKEANKLVRSLPLGWKQKLAFSVAVFHEPEIVFLDEPTGGVDPVTRREFWNMIYQASDMGITVFVTTHYMDEAEYCSRVSIMVDGKVEALDTPAGLRKIHHASSMDEVFLKLARKAVRTE, from the coding sequence ATGAGTACTGATAAAATTATAACAGCGCACCAGCTCACCAAACGTTTCGGCGACTTTACAGCCGTTGATGAGATTACGTTTGATGTATACAAGGGAGAGATCTTTGGTTTTCTTGGCGCCAATGGTGCAGGCAAAACAACTGCCATGCGTATGTTATGCGGTTTGTCGATGCCCACCAGCGGACAGGCAACCGTTGCAGGTTTTGATGTGTATAAACAGAACGAAGAGATTAAGAAGAATATCGGTTACATGAGTCAGAAGTTTTCATTGTATGAAGATTTAACAGTGAAAGAAAATATGCAGTTTTATGGTGGTATTTATGGAAAGAGCAATGCTTTTATCAAACAGAAAACAGCATTTATTCTTGATCATCTGCATCTTGAAAAGGAAGCAAATAAGCTGGTGAGGTCGTTGCCGCTTGGATGGAAGCAGAAGCTTGCTTTTTCTGTTGCTGTATTTCATGAACCTGAAATTGTTTTCCTGGATGAACCAACAGGAGGTGTTGATCCCGTTACCCGCCGTGAGTTCTGGAATATGATATACCAGGCATCAGATATGGGGATTACTGTTTTCGTAACAACACATTATATGGATGAAGCTGAATACTGCAGCAGGGTAAGTATTATGGTTGATGGGAAAGTGGAAGCTCTTGATACTCCTGCCGGGCTGAGGAAGATTCATCATGCATCATCAATGGACGAAGTGTTTTTAAAGCTGGCAAGAAAGGCAGTACGAACAGAGTGA
- a CDS encoding sulfatase-like hydrolase/transferase → MNLFYQKVKTFLKAWPFFLLLLPVFFIYSGYNELFGFLSVKFLLVNFLFIVTGTLVVLTISFLLFRNGAKAAIFTFFFCLICLSFGYLHDSLKQLNLSPFLTKFTGILPILVLLFVILLIYLRKRRSSFAELYLFLNLLFVILILSEIPNSVKRYRLDKSVHNLIDFRFNAFNEYNPLQITPDSLKPDIYFLVFDAMASSKSLQENFGKNNYKLDTFLLQHGFYVAADAKANYNWTIHSLSSTFNMDYLPNWIAPVMNDPKAYFWGSASILNNSLFSILKKEGYQTKSYQPVSYANPDWPGVSYFNSLKESHYYYKTLPGRIYRDVFWNYSKIDIGFIKEQQMQIIDVRNNEKKLLFDTTKALIKNSCSQTGHPKFIYGHFMLPHEPYTFDSTGKVKTAEQTIIKHREDDAEAYFNQVVFADKVIQELVAYIQQHNKKNTIIIVEGDHGYRTSEGNKAGYTFQNLNAVYFPDQKYEMLYDSLSPVNTFRIVLNKYFAAGLPLLKDSSTLVTQQKETIRKTEKITKQK, encoded by the coding sequence ATGAACCTGTTCTACCAAAAAGTAAAAACATTTCTCAAAGCCTGGCCGTTCTTTCTGCTGTTACTGCCTGTTTTTTTTATTTACAGCGGGTACAATGAATTATTCGGCTTTCTCAGTGTAAAATTCCTGCTTGTTAATTTTCTGTTTATCGTAACAGGTACACTCGTTGTGTTGACTATAAGCTTCCTGCTTTTCAGAAATGGGGCAAAAGCTGCAATTTTTACATTTTTCTTCTGTCTCATATGCCTCAGCTTTGGCTATCTGCACGATAGTTTGAAGCAGTTAAACCTATCTCCGTTTCTTACTAAGTTCACAGGTATATTACCAATACTTGTGCTGTTGTTTGTGATCCTGTTAATCTACCTGCGTAAAAGAAGAAGCAGCTTCGCTGAACTTTACCTGTTTCTGAACCTGCTTTTTGTGATTTTGATTTTATCGGAAATCCCAAACAGTGTTAAAAGATACAGGCTGGACAAAAGCGTTCACAATCTCATTGACTTCCGGTTTAACGCTTTTAATGAATATAACCCACTGCAAATAACACCTGATTCCTTAAAGCCTGATATCTATTTTCTTGTATTTGATGCCATGGCATCATCAAAAAGTTTGCAGGAAAATTTTGGAAAGAATAATTACAAGCTTGATACATTCCTTCTGCAGCATGGTTTTTATGTTGCTGCTGATGCAAAAGCAAATTACAACTGGACCATTCATTCACTCAGCAGTACATTCAACATGGATTATCTGCCCAACTGGATTGCTCCGGTTATGAATGATCCTAAAGCATATTTCTGGGGTTCAGCCTCCATCCTCAACAATTCGCTTTTTTCAATTCTGAAGAAAGAAGGATATCAAACGAAAAGTTATCAACCTGTTTCCTATGCAAACCCAGATTGGCCGGGAGTATCTTACTTCAACAGCCTCAAAGAAAGTCATTACTATTATAAAACTCTGCCCGGCCGTATTTACAGGGATGTTTTCTGGAATTATTCTAAAATTGATATTGGCTTTATAAAAGAACAGCAGATGCAGATCATTGATGTAAGAAATAATGAAAAGAAACTGCTTTTTGATACTACTAAAGCGCTGATCAAAAATTCCTGTTCTCAAACCGGCCACCCGAAATTCATTTATGGGCATTTTATGCTTCCTCATGAACCTTATACGTTTGACAGCACCGGAAAAGTAAAAACAGCTGAGCAAACAATTATCAAACATAGAGAAGATGATGCAGAAGCCTATTTTAACCAGGTTGTTTTTGCAGACAAAGTGATTCAAGAACTTGTTGCTTATATACAACAGCACAATAAAAAGAATACAATCATCATCGTTGAAGGCGATCATGGATACAGAACATCCGAAGGGAATAAAGCAGGATATACATTTCAGAATCTCAATGCAGTTTATTTTCCTGATCAGAAATATGAAATGCTATACGATTCACTCTCTCCGGTAAATACTTTCAGAATTGTATTAAACAAATATTTTGCTGCGGGTTTGCCCTTACTAAAAGACAGCAGCACACTTGTTACTCAACAAAAGGAAACAATCCGAAAGACTGAAAAGATTACAAAGCAGAAATAA
- a CDS encoding DNA-directed RNA polymerase subunit alpha gives MAILNFVKPDKIVLQKANDFEAQFEFRPLEPGYGVTIGNALRRVLLNSLEGHAIVGIKIEGADHEFATIKGISEDLVEIILNLKQVRFKKKVEHDVSAEKITLSLKNKTEFTAANIGEATASFEVMNPELLICTLDPSAKLDIEINIAKGRGYVPAEDNKPKDAPFGYIATDAIFTPIKNVKYLIENTRVEQRTDFEKLVMDVVTDGTIHPEEAVKQASRILIQHLMIITDENITFDNKEEKKEDVVDEQMLQLRKVLKTPLEDLDLSVRAFNCLKAAKINSLSELVQYEQEDLMKFRNFGQKSLAEIEQVLGERGLHFGMDLHKMGLDNID, from the coding sequence ATGGCTATTTTGAATTTCGTAAAACCCGACAAAATTGTTCTTCAGAAGGCAAATGACTTTGAAGCTCAATTTGAATTTCGCCCACTTGAACCCGGATATGGTGTTACCATTGGTAATGCATTACGCCGTGTGTTGTTGAATTCACTGGAAGGTCATGCAATTGTAGGTATCAAAATTGAAGGCGCAGACCATGAATTTGCAACTATCAAAGGTATCAGCGAAGATTTAGTAGAAATCATTCTTAACCTCAAGCAGGTTCGTTTTAAAAAGAAAGTAGAGCATGATGTGAGTGCTGAAAAAATCACATTGAGCCTGAAAAATAAAACTGAGTTCACTGCTGCTAACATTGGTGAAGCAACAGCAAGCTTTGAAGTAATGAATCCTGAGTTACTCATTTGTACTCTTGATCCAAGTGCTAAGCTTGATATTGAAATCAACATTGCGAAAGGCCGTGGTTATGTTCCTGCAGAGGACAACAAACCAAAGGATGCACCATTTGGCTACATTGCTACTGATGCCATCTTTACGCCAATCAAAAATGTAAAGTACCTGATTGAAAATACCCGTGTGGAACAGCGTACTGATTTTGAAAAATTAGTAATGGATGTAGTAACTGATGGTACTATTCATCCGGAAGAAGCTGTAAAGCAGGCAAGCCGTATTTTGATTCAGCACCTGATGATTATTACAGACGAAAATATTACGTTTGATAATAAAGAAGAGAAGAAAGAAGATGTAGTAGATGAGCAAATGCTGCAATTACGTAAAGTGCTGAAGACTCCATTGGAAGACCTCGATCTTTCAGTTCGTGCCTTCAACTGTCTGAAAGCTGCGAAGATCAATTCATTAAGTGAGTTGGTACAGTACGAGCAGGAAGACCTGATGAAGTTCCGCAACTTTGGTCAGAAATCTCTGGCTGAAATTGAGCAGGTGTTAGGCGAAAGAGGCTTACACTTCGGTATGGATCTTCACAAAATGGGATTGGATAATATCGATTAA
- the rpmJ gene encoding 50S ribosomal protein L36: MKVRASIKKRSVDCKIVRRKGRLYVVNKKNPRFKQRQG; encoded by the coding sequence ATGAAAGTTAGAGCATCCATTAAAAAGCGCAGCGTTGACTGCAAAATTGTACGCAGAAAAGGCCGCCTGTACGTAGTTAACAAAAAGAATCCCCGCTTTAAACAGCGCCAGGGATAA
- a CDS encoding sulfatase-like hydrolase/transferase encodes MNISNELKPDIYLLIFDEHPSSKSLKTLFNYDNTALDSSLTNLGFKVSSNATSQFPYTVPSLYSLLGLNEFHSNNTADFTFKELNAVGDNLTDNKLIPFLQTNGYNFINASIFDVKKKPSLVRNYLDWNTPEDMIRKQTFFNRIKEDLSWNYTNLYKRKFIGDLNSTIKKEVAYTKEIVHLIDSSLLLQANKPKFFYGHFFLPHLPYKFNREGNVIHWTYETYLNDYSSNETYLSQLEYTRKFIINLTAKIREGNQRPAIIIVQGDHGYRMFDLNKYSVDNKYKILSAIYFPDQDYSQISDSLFSPNTFRIILNKYFNQQIPLLKK; translated from the coding sequence GTGAACATATCAAATGAGTTAAAACCTGACATCTATCTTTTAATTTTTGATGAGCACCCAAGCAGCAAATCGTTGAAAACACTGTTTAACTATGACAATACGGCTTTAGACAGCAGCTTAACCAACCTGGGGTTTAAGGTTTCCTCCAATGCAACAAGTCAATTTCCTTATACTGTGCCTTCTCTTTACTCTCTTTTGGGTTTAAATGAATTTCATTCAAACAATACTGCTGATTTTACATTTAAAGAACTCAATGCTGTCGGAGATAATCTTACTGATAATAAGCTTATCCCTTTTCTGCAGACTAACGGATACAACTTTATTAACGCCAGTATTTTTGACGTGAAAAAAAAACCATCTCTTGTTCGAAATTATTTAGACTGGAATACTCCTGAAGATATGATACGAAAGCAAACATTTTTCAACAGGATAAAGGAAGACTTGAGCTGGAACTATACCAATCTTTATAAACGAAAATTTATTGGAGATCTGAATTCCACAATTAAAAAAGAAGTTGCTTATACAAAAGAGATTGTTCATTTAATTGACTCTTCATTACTTTTGCAGGCAAATAAACCCAAATTTTTTTATGGGCATTTTTTTCTTCCACATCTCCCTTATAAATTTAACAGGGAAGGAAATGTAATTCACTGGACTTATGAAACTTATCTCAATGATTACTCTTCTAATGAAACCTATTTGTCACAACTGGAATATACAAGAAAGTTTATCATAAATCTAACAGCAAAAATCAGAGAAGGGAATCAACGCCCTGCAATTATCATTGTACAGGGCGATCACGGATATAGAATGTTTGATCTGAATAAATACTCCGTCGATAATAAATATAAAATTCTTTCGGCCATTTATTTCCCTGATCAGGACTACAGCCAGATATCCGATAGCCTCTTCTCACCCAATACTTTCAGAATTATTCTAAACAAGTATTTCAACCAGCAAATTCCATTGCTAAAAAAGTAA
- the infA gene encoding translation initiation factor IF-1, whose protein sequence is MAKQALIKQDGKILEALSNAMFRVQLENGHEILATISGKMRMHYIRILPGDKVGVEMSPYDLSRGSIIFRYK, encoded by the coding sequence ATGGCTAAACAAGCATTAATTAAACAGGACGGTAAGATTTTAGAGGCATTGAGCAATGCTATGTTTAGGGTACAGCTTGAAAATGGGCACGAAATTCTGGCTACAATTTCAGGAAAAATGAGGATGCACTACATCCGTATTCTTCCCGGCGATAAGGTTGGAGTTGAAATGAGTCCATATGATTTAAGCAGGGGCAGCATCATTTTCAGGTATAAATAA
- the rplQ gene encoding 50S ribosomal protein L17 translates to MRHGDKIKNLSRTASHRKALLTNLAIELIQHKRIVTTLTKAKALRTWIEPLITKSKDNSTHSRRVVFSYLQNKEAVTELFSTVAEKIASRPGGYTRILKLGIRVGDNAEKAMIELVDFNEIYGKGKGEAAAPAKKTRRAGGAKKKAEEAPAAETTEEKTAE, encoded by the coding sequence ATGCGTCACGGAGACAAAATCAAAAATCTTAGTCGTACCGCTTCTCACAGAAAAGCGTTGCTGACTAACCTCGCAATCGAGCTGATTCAGCACAAGCGTATTGTTACAACCTTAACAAAGGCAAAAGCATTGCGTACATGGATCGAGCCACTGATTACAAAATCAAAAGACAACTCAACACATTCACGTCGTGTTGTGTTCAGCTATTTACAGAATAAGGAAGCGGTTACTGAACTGTTCAGCACAGTTGCAGAAAAGATCGCCAGCCGCCCCGGTGGTTATACACGTATCCTGAAATTGGGTATCCGTGTGGGTGATAACGCAGAAAAAGCCATGATTGAACTGGTTGATTTCAATGAAATCTACGGTAAAGGAAAAGGTGAAGCTGCTGCTCCTGCCAAGAAAACACGTCGTGCCGGTGGTGCGAAGAAAAAGGCTGAAGAAGCTCCTGCTGCTGAAACTACAGAAGAAAAAACAGCTGAATAA